CGGTTGATCAAGGCGATGACGGGGCTTGCCAGTCACAGCACATCCAATCCGGCTACGCTTTCGCAATTTGCGGCATTGGCTGCACTTGAGGACTCCCAAAACATCGTGGAAGAAATGCGTCAATCGTTTGAAACTCGGTTGAATGCGGCTTACGAAAAACTCACGAGCATACCGGGCATCACGTGCGTAAAACCGAAAGGCGCTTTCTATCTGTTTCCGAACATGAAGGAAGCGGCGCTAAGGTGCGGTTACGACGACGTTACTGAATGGTCGAAAGCGTTGTTGGAAAACGAAAAGGTAGCCGTCGTTCCAGGCGCCGGTTTCGGAGCGGCCGACAATGTTCGGCTGTCTTACGCGACTTCCATGGAGCTTATTCAGGAAGCGTTACACCGCATGGAACGATTTATTTTGAAAACGAGCAAATGACGAAATGGAGGAAACGACTTGAAAACAACGATTTCAAACGTCAAGCAACATGTGGATCAAGAAGTGACGATCGGCGCTTGGCTGGCCAATAAACGATCGAGCGGGAAAATCCAATTTTTGCAATTGCGTGACGGCACCGGATTCATTCAAGGCGTTTTGGTGAAGAAAGAAGTCGACGAGGAAACATGGGAACGAGCGAACCGTCTCACCCAAGAAAGCTCCCTTTACGTTTCCGGGGTCGTAAAAAGGGACGAGCGGTCGCCAAGCGGTTTCGAACTGGCAGTAACGGGGCTGGAAATCATCCAAACAGCAAACGATTATCCGATAACCCCGAAGGAGCACGGCGTCGAATTTTTAATGGACCACCGTCATCTCTGGTTGCGCTCGAGCCGGCAACATGCGGTGCTTCGCATTCGGAATGAAATCATCCGTGCAACGTACGAGTTTTTCAATGATCAAGGTTTCGTGAAAATCGATCCCCCGATCTTGACGGGAAGTTCGGCTGAAGGCACGACAGACCTTTTTCATACTCAATATTTTGACGAAGAAGCGTATTTGTCGCAAAGCGGGCAATTGTACATGGAGGCAGCTGCAATGGCGTTCGGGCGGGTATTCTCGTTCGGACCGACGTTCCGCGCGGAGAAGTCGAAAACCCGCCGGCATTTGATCGAATTTTGGATGATCGAACCGGAAATGGCTTTTGTCGAACATGAAGAAAGCCTCGAAATTCAGGAAAATTACGTTTCTTACGTCGTGCAGTCCGTTTTGAAAAACTGCTCGATGGAGCTGAAAGCTCTCGATCGAGACACCTCGGCATTGGAGAAAGTGAAGGCCCCGTTCCCGCGCATCACCTATGATGAGGCGATTGAATGGTTAAACGAAAACGGATACGACATTGCATGGGGCGAGGATTTCGGAGCCCCGCACGAAACGGCGATTGCCGAAAAGTATGACAAGCCGGTGTTTATTACGCATTACCCGACGAAAATTAAAGCGTTTTACATGCAACCGGACAAAAACCGCGCGGACGTTGCGCTATGCGCCGATCTCATTGCACCTGAAGGGTATGGTGAAATTATCGGCGGCAGCGAACGGATTTCCGATCCCGATCTTATGAAGCAGCGATATGACGAACATCAATTG
The sequence above is a segment of the Bacillales bacterium genome. Coding sequences within it:
- the asnS gene encoding asparagine--tRNA ligase, encoding MKTTISNVKQHVDQEVTIGAWLANKRSSGKIQFLQLRDGTGFIQGVLVKKEVDEETWERANRLTQESSLYVSGVVKRDERSPSGFELAVTGLEIIQTANDYPITPKEHGVEFLMDHRHLWLRSSRQHAVLRIRNEIIRATYEFFNDQGFVKIDPPILTGSSAEGTTDLFHTQYFDEEAYLSQSGQLYMEAAAMAFGRVFSFGPTFRAEKSKTRRHLIEFWMIEPEMAFVEHEESLEIQENYVSYVVQSVLKNCSMELKALDRDTSALEKVKAPFPRITYDEAIEWLNENGYDIAWGEDFGAPHETAIAEKYDKPVFITHYPTKIKAFYMQPDKNRADVALCADLIAPEGYGEIIGGSERISDPDLMKQRYDEHQLSGDAYKWYLELREYGTVPHSGFGLGLERTVAWIAGVEHVRETIPFPRLLNRLYP